The DNA sequence AGTTTGTGATTGGATAGGGCCGCTGCTTGCTTGATGATGCCAAGGGCTTCAATAAACCGGCGAGGGAAACGGATACCGCTGATTGGAAAGTTATCTGCTGCACGCTGCGTCTGGGCGCCATACTTTGCGTCAGCTGGCACTTTTACTTCTCCGAGGGAATCTTTTTCAATACGGTAAGACATATGTATGGACCAGGGCCTGGTTGTTTTAGAATTATGTTAACTGCTCAGGGAGCAGGAATTTAACCGAATTTGTGTTCTATCAAAAACAGAAACTGCGATTTATGGTTTATAGTTCGGATTTAACAAAACTGAAGGTTTGATGGAAATTTTGAGAACGGTTGCTGCAATGCAACAGCACGCTGACGCCCAGCGCTGTGCCGGCAAAAGGTTGGCGCTCGTTCCTACCATGGGTGCATTACATGAGGGACACCTGTCCCTGGTTTCTCGCGCCCGTACACTGGCTGATCATGTGACGGTTTCAATTTTTGTAAACCCAACCCAGTTTGGCCCCAACGAAGACTTTGATGCGTACCCACGCACCATTGATGCTGACCTGGCAAAGCTCGATGCGCTTGGTGGTGTGGATGCTGTGTTTATGCCGGGGGTAGCAGACATGTATCCCAACACCCAGGCCGCGCACAAGGCGTGGGTTTCAGTGAAGGACCTTGATCAGCATCTCTGTGGGGCGTATCGCGATGGACATTTCCTGGGGGTAACAACAGTTGTTACCAAGCTGTTTAACGCTTGCCGGCCCCATTTGGGTGTGTTTGGACTCAAAGATGCACAGCAGTTTCTGATTCTCCGCAGGATGTCTCACGACCTGAATATGGGTATTGAATTGGTAGGTGTGCCTACCTACCGCGAATCGGATGGTCTTGCGGCATCATCCCGTAATGTGTATTTGTCTGATTTGCAACGCAGCCAAGCGCCGGCGCTACACGCAGGGTTACAGTTGGGTAAAGCAGCCATCGAAGCCGGCGAGCAGCATCCTGATGCCATCAAAGAACTTGTCGCAAACCACATCAACACAAATACCGATGGAGAAATTCAATATATCGAAGTAGTGGATACGCACGATATTCAGCCGGTTGATACCCTCACGGGACAGGCTGAGGTTTTAATTGCGCTGGCGGTCTATTTTGGCCGAACCCGGCTCATTGACAACGTATTTGTGTCAGTTGAGCAAAACTAGGCAGATTTTTTTAAGCGGTTTTGCTACATTGACCCCCATCACCCACCACGGATCACGACTGAAATGATCTTCACCTTGCATCCCGGTTAAACGTAACACCACCCAACGTTTTTCAGTCTTTGCAAGGCGCCACGGTATTAGTACTAAATCTCTGGTTAGCTGAAATGTGTACCCTCTTGAAACGGAACCATCTTTTCTGTGCCCTGCTTGTTTTTGTTGGATTGGGGCTCTTTGCTTCTACCTCGCAAGCACAAGATCGCCTGTATCCTGTGCGTAGCGGCAACGGTTTTGGGTTTATCAACAGCGATGGTGAGCTGAAAATAGAAGCCCGCTTTGATTCTGCACTAGACTTTGTTGATGGGCTCGCGCCAGTTAAAATTACTGGCTTGTGGGGCTTTGTAGATGAAAATGGCGAAATAGTCATTGATGCTTTGTACGACCGCGTCCACGTATTCTCAGAAGGGCTTGCCCGTGTAAGCCGGAAAGGTAAATGGGGCTTTGTGAACAGCAATGGGGAAGAAGTGATTAAAATACGGTATACGGATGCGCTGGATTTTTCAGAGGGATTTGCAGCTGTTCAACGTAAAAAAGGCGGCAAGGCCAAATGGGGATTCATTGATTTGACAGGAGAAGAGGTGATACCCGTTAAATTTGCCAGTGCACTCTCTTTTTCGAACGGCCTTGCACCCGTAGAGCGAAAAAAGAAGTTTGGCTTTGTATCAGCCGGCGGTTCCTGGGGATATATCGATACCACCGGTGAACTTGTTATTAAAGACAGTTATAACGTTGCGCGTGCCTTTAGTGAAGAGACTTCGCTCATTTACAACAAAGGCGTGTATGCATTTATCAACGCAGACAATGAGCGGATTATAGAAGCACCCTATGAACGCGTACACAGCTTTGCTGACGGCTATGCGCGTGTGTATGATGCCGGTGGCTGGGGCTTTATGGACAAAGGCGGCGAAGTTACCATCGATATGGTTTTTGACCATGCCTACGACTTCTCGGAGGGCCTTGCGCTCGTCAAGTACGGATTGAAGTGGGGATATGTCGACGAATCCGGCGAATTTGCCATTCAACCCCGTTTTGACAAAGGTTGGAGTTTCAATGGCGATCTGGCCCGCGTTTTCATAGACGGCCAAATGGGCTACATTAACAAGATCGGCGCGCTCATCTGGCCCATGGATGCTAACTGAAAGTGGGTTGAAGGTTTAAGGTGCTAAACAGGAAGCTTTCCTACCAAACACCTTAAACTTATTGCTCAACCTTCTCTATCCTCTTCGTGGGCTTCGTAGGCTTCGATAATCTCTTTCACGAGTCGGTGGCGGAGGACATCCGTGCGGCCGAAAGTGACAAAATCGATGCCTTCAACGCCGGCGAGAATATTTTTTGCTTCAATGAGGCCACTCTGGCTACGTTTGGGCAAGTCTATTTGTGACGCATCTCCTGTAACGATAGCACGGCTATTGGGGCCCAATCGGGTCAAAAACATTTTCATTTGCTGCCGTGTAGCGTTTTGCGCTTCATCAAGAATAACAAATGCAGAATGCAGCGTACGGCCGCGCATGTAGGCCAGCGGCACAATTTCCACGATGTTTTGGTCGATGTAGGTTGCCAGCTTATCCTGATGGATCATGTCGCCCAGTGCGTCATAGAGCGGGCGGAGGTAGGGATCTACTTTGTCCCGGAAGTCGCCTGGCAAAAAGCCAAGGCGTTCTCCGGCTTCTACAGCTGGCCGTGACAGCACGATGCGCCGTACTTTGCGCGATTTGAGTGCGGCAACCGCGAGGGCGACTGCCGTATACGTTTTACCCGTACCTGCCGGCCCGATAGCAAATACAAGGTCGTTGTTGCGCGCTGTAGCAACCAGTTTCTTCTGATTAGGTGTTTTTGCCTTGATCAGATTGCCACTCGGCGTATGTAGAATGGTATCGCCGTTTGCAG is a window from the Bacteroidota bacterium genome containing:
- the panC gene encoding pantoate--beta-alanine ligase; this translates as MEILRTVAAMQQHADAQRCAGKRLALVPTMGALHEGHLSLVSRARTLADHVTVSIFVNPTQFGPNEDFDAYPRTIDADLAKLDALGGVDAVFMPGVADMYPNTQAAHKAWVSVKDLDQHLCGAYRDGHFLGVTTVVTKLFNACRPHLGVFGLKDAQQFLILRRMSHDLNMGIELVGVPTYRESDGLAASSRNVYLSDLQRSQAPALHAGLQLGKAAIEAGEQHPDAIKELVANHINTNTDGEIQYIEVVDTHDIQPVDTLTGQAEVLIALAVYFGRTRLIDNVFVSVEQN
- a CDS encoding WG repeat-containing protein; the protein is MKRNHLFCALLVFVGLGLFASTSQAQDRLYPVRSGNGFGFINSDGELKIEARFDSALDFVDGLAPVKITGLWGFVDENGEIVIDALYDRVHVFSEGLARVSRKGKWGFVNSNGEEVIKIRYTDALDFSEGFAAVQRKKGGKAKWGFIDLTGEEVIPVKFASALSFSNGLAPVERKKKFGFVSAGGSWGYIDTTGELVIKDSYNVARAFSEETSLIYNKGVYAFINADNERIIEAPYERVHSFADGYARVYDAGGWGFMDKGGEVTIDMVFDHAYDFSEGLALVKYGLKWGYVDESGEFAIQPRFDKGWSFNGDLARVFIDGQMGYINKIGALIWPMDAN
- a CDS encoding PhoH family protein → MSRVLFTAIKKPGDGSAKENQSIERVINELVTVLQKNNSLTENDVETVLAIKPSTNGDAGEHPAANGDTILHTPSGNLIKAKTPNQKKLVATARNNDLVFAIGPAGTGKTYTAVALAVAALKSRKVRRIVLSRPAVEAGERLGFLPGDFRDKVDPYLRPLYDALGDMIHQDKLATYIDQNIVEIVPLAYMRGRTLHSAFVILDEAQNATRQQMKMFLTRLGPNSRAIVTGDASQIDLPKRSQSGLIEAKNILAGVEGIDFVTFGRTDVLRHRLVKEIIEAYEAHEEDREG